The Zhihengliuella sp. ISTPL4 genomic interval GAGGGCGTCGTGGGCGGATGCGGACAGCGGAGAGAAGAGGACGAGGAACGCGGCGAGGAGGGTGGCCGCGAGAGCGATCGGGGTGGCCGGGCGGCGCAAGGCTGTGGTCTTCACGAGACCAGCCTATGAATCCCCGGTATGGGACCGCTGAGTGCGAAAGCGGCTCCCGCGCACCCCTCCGGATCGGATAGTCTGGACAGCCAGGAGGGCACAGTGACAGACAGCGACAGCCGACCGGCCGGTGAAGCCGCCATCCATCGCTCCGGCGAGCCGAGACACGATGTGACGCAGACGTTCGGGCACGATTCCGATCTGTCGTTCGTGCCGTTCGGCGTGGAGTTGACCGATGTCGAGCAGTCGGCCATCGCGGCGCTGCCCTCGGGCTCCGCTCTGCTGCTCGTCCGCTCCGGCGCGCTCGCCGGTGCCCGTTACCTGCTCGACACCGACGTCACCACGGTCGGTCGCCACCCCGAGGCGGACATCTTCTTCGATGACGTCACGGTGTCGCGCCGTCACGCCGAGATCACGCGGAACGGGACGACGTTCGAGATCATCGACCAGCGCTCCCTCAACGGCACGTACGTCAACGGGGAGCGCGTCGACCGCAGCGCCCTGGCGGACGGTTCCGAGCTGCGCGTCGGCAAGTTCCGGCTGAACTTCTTCGCTTCCCCGCTCGATCGCGCGGCGAACGCCTGATGGTGGCGACTCCCGCCCGCGAACGCTCCGCGTCCGCGGGCCTGCTGAGTATCGGTCAGGTGCTCGCTCGTCTCACCCCGGAGTTCCCCGACCTGACCTCCAGCAAGCTGCGGTTCCTGGAAGTGCAGGGCATCGTCCGCCCGTCCCGCACAGAGTCCGGCTATCGGAAGTTCTCGGCGTCCGACATCGAACGCCTCCGTCTGGGGCTGACGTTGCAGCGGGATCATTACCTTCCGCTCAGCGTGATCCGTGAGCAGCTCGACGAGGCCGAGGCCTCAGGAGAGACGGCCACGCTCGCCCCGCCGCCCTCGATCGCGCCCGCTCCGCGCCGCTATCGCCGCGAGGAGCTGCTGGCCGCCGCCGGTGCCGGGCCGCAGCTGCTCAACGACGCGATCAGCACCGGGGTCATCACCGCGCAGGAGACGTACCCGGAATCCACGGTCGCGCTGCTCCGCGGGCTCGTCGCTCTCGACCGGCACGGCATCGAGCCGCGCCATCTCCGCTCCCTCCGTCAGGGGGCCGAGCGCGAGGTGGCCCTGATCGAGTCGGCGCTGTCCACGTTGCTGCGCCGGACGGACGCGGCGTCGCGGGCCCGCGCCAACGAGCTGGCGCCGGAGTTGGCCACGCGGATCGACGACGTGCGGACGCTGTTCGTGAAGGATGCGCTCACGCGCATCCTTTCGTAACGAACTGATTGCGACACACCTTCGGCGTCGCAC includes:
- a CDS encoding FHA domain-containing protein, whose protein sequence is MTDSDSRPAGEAAIHRSGEPRHDVTQTFGHDSDLSFVPFGVELTDVEQSAIAALPSGSALLLVRSGALAGARYLLDTDVTTVGRHPEADIFFDDVTVSRRHAEITRNGTTFEIIDQRSLNGTYVNGERVDRSALADGSELRVGKFRLNFFASPLDRAANA
- a CDS encoding transcriptional regulator FtsR is translated as MVATPARERSASAGLLSIGQVLARLTPEFPDLTSSKLRFLEVQGIVRPSRTESGYRKFSASDIERLRLGLTLQRDHYLPLSVIREQLDEAEASGETATLAPPPSIAPAPRRYRREELLAAAGAGPQLLNDAISTGVITAQETYPESTVALLRGLVALDRHGIEPRHLRSLRQGAEREVALIESALSTLLRRTDAASRARANELAPELATRIDDVRTLFVKDALTRILS